A single region of the Lactobacillus isalae genome encodes:
- the ligA gene encoding NAD-dependent DNA ligase LigA, with the protein MAVLTHNQASQKVDELRKKLNEWADDYYAKDAPVVEDVVYDKAYQELVELENQFPDLVTADSITQRVGGEIKSDLSKVEHPIPMLSMGDVFSKDELKEFDERITKLVGHPVAYNVELKIDGLSLSLEYTDGKLTRASTRGNGRVGEDVTANAKFIKDIPQTLPEPLTTEVRGECYMEKTAFAKLNAERDEKGEQVFANPRNAAAGSLRQLDARITKKRNLSTFIYTWVNPPRNITSQHQAIDEMNRLGFHTNQTGQRFESMDEVFKFIDEYTAKRNDLSYGIDGIVLKVDDLSLQNDLGNTVKVPRWEIAYKFPPEEQETVVREIEWTVGRTGVVTPTAVMDPVQLAGTIVSRASLHNPDYLREKGVRIGDTVKLHKAGDIIPEISSVVLSKRPKDSQPYEIPNVCPSCGQTLVHLQDEVALRCINPMCPAQVEEGIIHFASRGAMNIMGLGPRIVKQLIDKGFVNDVADLYHLTSDQLSQLDHFKDKSITNLLTSIENSKRNSAELLLYGLGIDHVGAKAARLILEKYKNLEKVSQLTVPELTSIDTIGETIAESLTTYFDQPSAQKLLQELRDSGLNMEYLGTVEEQAPDNFFKEKTVVLTGKLSDFTRSEFTKKLQDLGAKVTGSVSKKTDYLIYGADAGSKKDKAEKLQVPMLTEQEAIAKIEK; encoded by the coding sequence ATGGCAGTTTTAACTCACAATCAGGCTTCTCAGAAAGTCGATGAATTAAGAAAAAAACTCAATGAATGGGCAGACGACTATTACGCAAAAGATGCTCCAGTAGTTGAAGATGTGGTTTATGACAAGGCTTATCAAGAACTAGTAGAGTTAGAAAATCAGTTTCCTGATTTGGTAACAGCCGACTCAATTACGCAGCGAGTTGGTGGCGAAATCAAGAGTGATCTTTCTAAAGTTGAGCATCCTATTCCAATGCTTTCAATGGGGGATGTTTTCTCAAAAGATGAGCTTAAAGAATTCGATGAAAGAATTACGAAGTTAGTTGGGCATCCAGTAGCTTATAATGTCGAGCTAAAAATTGATGGCTTATCTTTGTCGCTAGAATATACCGATGGTAAATTAACTCGCGCTTCCACTAGAGGAAACGGCCGTGTTGGTGAAGATGTAACAGCTAACGCCAAGTTTATAAAGGATATCCCGCAAACTCTGCCAGAACCTTTGACAACTGAAGTTCGCGGTGAATGCTATATGGAAAAGACAGCATTTGCCAAATTGAATGCGGAACGTGATGAAAAAGGTGAGCAGGTATTTGCTAATCCTAGAAATGCAGCGGCTGGGTCTTTGAGGCAACTAGATGCGCGCATTACTAAAAAGAGAAATTTAAGTACTTTTATCTACACTTGGGTTAATCCACCAAGGAATATTACTAGTCAGCATCAAGCAATTGATGAAATGAATCGCTTAGGTTTTCATACTAATCAAACTGGTCAGCGCTTTGAATCAATGGACGAAGTATTTAAGTTTATTGATGAATATACGGCTAAGCGGAATGATTTAAGCTATGGAATTGACGGAATTGTTTTAAAAGTCGACGACTTAAGTCTACAAAATGATCTAGGTAATACCGTTAAAGTACCACGCTGGGAAATTGCTTATAAGTTTCCTCCAGAAGAACAAGAAACGGTAGTTAGAGAGATCGAATGGACAGTTGGTCGTACTGGAGTAGTAACACCGACTGCAGTAATGGATCCAGTTCAACTTGCAGGAACCATTGTGTCGCGAGCTTCGCTACATAATCCCGATTATTTAAGAGAAAAGGGAGTGCGGATTGGCGATACGGTTAAGTTGCACAAAGCTGGAGATATTATTCCAGAAATCTCTAGCGTTGTTTTAAGTAAAAGACCTAAGGATAGTCAGCCCTATGAAATTCCTAATGTATGTCCATCTTGTGGACAAACTTTAGTTCACTTGCAGGATGAAGTTGCTCTTCGCTGCATTAATCCGATGTGTCCAGCCCAAGTTGAAGAAGGAATTATTCACTTTGCTTCACGGGGAGCAATGAATATTATGGGACTTGGCCCTAGAATTGTTAAACAATTAATTGATAAAGGATTTGTAAATGATGTAGCTGATTTATATCATTTAACTAGTGATCAATTAAGCCAGTTAGATCATTTTAAGGATAAGTCGATTACTAATTTGCTAACTTCAATTGAAAATAGTAAACGAAATTCCGCTGAATTATTGTTATATGGTTTGGGAATTGATCATGTTGGTGCTAAAGCTGCAAGACTGATTTTAGAAAAATATAAAAATTTGGAAAAGGTTAGTCAATTAACAGTGCCAGAATTAACAAGTATCGATACAATAGGAGAGACGATTGCGGAATCGTTAACAACATATTTTGATCAACCAAGTGCACAGAAACTCTTACAGGAGTTACGTGACAGTGGATTGAATATGGAATATTTAGGAACAGTTGAAGAACAGGCACCAGATAACTTCTTTAAGGAAAAGACAGTGGTTTTAACTGGAAAATTATCCGACTTTACTCGAAGTGAGTTTACTAAGAAACTTCAAGATCTTGGTGCTAAAGTTACCGGATCAGTTTCTAAGAAGACAGATTATCTGATCTATGGTGCAGATGCCGGTTCGAAAAAAGATAAGGCTGAAAAACTTCAAGTTCCAATGTTAACTGAACAAGAAGCAATTGCAAAAATTGAAAAATAA
- the pcrA gene encoding DNA helicase PcrA, protein MSEETILAGLNPQQKKAVQCTEGPLLVVAGAGSGKTSVLTRRIAYLIEEKGVAPWNVLAITFTNKAATEMKERVQKLLGPAADSVWMSTFHALCVRILRRDAEKIGYSNNFSIADSAEQLTLIKRIEKDLNINPKMYDPKAILGAISNGKNDLLTPKDFKEQAASPFEKVTAQVYAEYQHRLKRDQIMDFDDLIMQTLVLFKKDKETLHYYQNKFRYILVDEYQDTNEAQYQLCVALAAQYKNICVVGDADQSIYGWRGANMENILNFEHDYQDDEVNTIKLEQNYRSTGHILDAANSVIKNNQNRKPKKLWTDKGDGDKINYYRAQSGNDEALFIVSKINEEIKEHKRDYKDFAVLYRTNAQSRNVEEALVKSNIPYRIVGGHKFYDRKEIKDILAYLKVVANPADSMSFNRIINVPKRGLGPTTMAKFNGFANDNDFTIEETFKNLSLAPITGRPAKTLATFGTALKDAIEYSKTHSVTGLTEKLLADFGYKEALENEHTIEADTRLENLNEFLTVTKRFDDNYEPEDEDSTALGDFLSEISLLSDQDDLENQDNQVALMTLHAAKGLEFPVVFLVGMEEGLFPLSRAAGDPNELEEERRLAYVGITRAEKKLYITNAFSRTMYGRPQNNQPSRFIDEIEDKDLEFVNPVQSSSSMSIPFAKSRERATSQVYRPKVRIETAKKASGAVGADKKSWNVGDQVSHKAWGKGVVVKVNGSGEDMELDIAFASQGVKRLLAAFAPIKKI, encoded by the coding sequence ATGAGCGAAGAAACAATTCTTGCAGGATTAAATCCTCAGCAGAAAAAAGCTGTGCAGTGTACTGAAGGTCCACTTTTAGTAGTTGCCGGAGCTGGTAGTGGAAAAACATCAGTTTTAACACGTCGAATTGCCTATTTAATTGAAGAAAAGGGCGTTGCCCCATGGAATGTCTTAGCCATTACTTTTACTAATAAGGCTGCAACTGAAATGAAAGAGCGTGTTCAAAAGCTTTTAGGACCAGCTGCTGATAGCGTTTGGATGTCAACTTTTCATGCTTTATGCGTGAGAATTTTACGCCGTGATGCGGAAAAGATCGGTTACTCTAACAATTTTTCGATTGCAGATTCTGCAGAGCAATTAACTTTAATTAAGCGAATTGAAAAAGATCTTAATATTAATCCTAAAATGTATGATCCAAAAGCAATTTTAGGTGCGATTTCTAATGGTAAAAATGACCTGCTTACGCCAAAAGACTTTAAAGAACAAGCTGCTAGTCCTTTTGAAAAGGTAACAGCGCAAGTTTATGCCGAATATCAACATCGTTTAAAGCGTGATCAAATTATGGATTTTGATGATTTGATTATGCAAACTTTGGTCTTGTTTAAAAAAGATAAAGAGACTCTTCATTACTATCAAAATAAGTTTCGCTATATTTTGGTTGATGAATATCAGGATACAAACGAAGCACAATATCAGCTTTGTGTTGCACTAGCTGCGCAATATAAGAATATTTGTGTAGTTGGGGATGCAGATCAGTCAATATATGGCTGGCGTGGAGCTAACATGGAAAATATTCTTAATTTTGAGCATGACTATCAAGATGATGAAGTTAATACGATCAAACTTGAACAAAATTATCGTTCAACTGGTCATATCTTAGATGCAGCTAACTCGGTTATTAAGAATAATCAAAACCGCAAACCTAAAAAGCTTTGGACTGATAAGGGTGATGGCGATAAAATCAATTACTATCGTGCTCAAAGCGGAAATGATGAGGCACTCTTCATCGTTTCAAAGATCAATGAAGAAATAAAAGAACACAAGCGAGACTACAAAGATTTTGCTGTTCTTTATCGAACAAATGCCCAATCCCGTAACGTCGAAGAAGCTCTAGTTAAATCAAACATCCCTTACCGAATTGTTGGTGGACATAAATTCTACGATCGAAAAGAAATCAAAGATATTTTGGCCTACTTAAAGGTGGTAGCAAATCCTGCTGATTCGATGAGTTTTAATCGAATTATCAATGTGCCAAAACGTGGATTAGGACCAACCACGATGGCTAAATTTAACGGTTTTGCTAATGATAATGATTTTACAATTGAAGAGACTTTTAAGAACTTGAGTTTAGCGCCAATTACAGGTCGTCCAGCTAAAACTTTGGCTACTTTTGGTACTGCCTTAAAGGATGCAATTGAATATAGTAAGACGCACAGTGTAACTGGCTTGACTGAAAAATTATTAGCTGACTTTGGCTATAAAGAAGCCTTAGAAAACGAACATACAATTGAAGCTGACACCAGATTGGAAAACTTGAATGAATTCTTAACTGTTACCAAACGTTTTGATGATAATTATGAGCCAGAAGATGAGGATTCAACTGCCTTGGGAGATTTTCTTTCAGAAATCTCACTTTTAAGTGATCAAGATGACTTAGAAAATCAAGATAATCAAGTAGCTTTAATGACCCTTCATGCAGCTAAAGGCTTAGAGTTCCCTGTTGTTTTCTTAGTTGGTATGGAAGAAGGCTTGTTCCCACTTTCAAGAGCAGCAGGCGATCCGAATGAGCTTGAAGAAGAGCGACGTTTAGCCTATGTAGGCATTACGCGTGCTGAAAAGAAACTCTACATCACTAATGCTTTTTCTAGAACGATGTATGGTCGCCCGCAAAACAATCAACCATCTCGTTTTATTGATGAAATTGAAGATAAGGATCTGGAATTTGTTAATCCAGTTCAATCTAGTTCTTCAATGTCGATTCCTTTTGCTAAAAGTAGAGAGCGTGCAACTTCTCAAGTTTACCGTCCAAAGGTTAGAATTGAGACAGCTAAGAAAGCCAGTGGTGCAGTTGGTGCAGACAAGAAGTCTTGGAACGTTGGCGATCAAGTTTCTCATAAGGCTTGGGGTAAGGGCGTTGTTGTTAAAGTTAATGGCAGCGGCGAAGATATGGAATTAGATATTGCTTTTGCCAGTCAAGGAGTGAAGCGTCTTTTAGCTGCCTTTGCACCAATTAAAAAGATATAA
- a CDS encoding glycoside hydrolase family 73 protein, whose protein sequence is MPRRRRQKNIQYVIARAFAICFTLVIILSGFLYWRHEIVVNEQLRQAQLEKERALQSKEKFIKVVAPIAQRADKPYGLFPSVTIAQACLESNFGQSELSRKYNNLFGVKGTDPNTSRELTTSEYVNDHWETVTGRFQVYNSYEESIQAHTRLFVNGTTWNRNQYQHVLAAKDYASQAQALETDGYATDPGYAKKLIDLIKEFNLTQYD, encoded by the coding sequence ATGCCACGTAGACGCCGTCAAAAAAATATTCAATACGTAATTGCAAGAGCATTTGCTATTTGCTTTACTTTAGTAATCATCTTATCAGGCTTTTTGTACTGGCGTCATGAAATTGTAGTTAATGAACAGTTGAGGCAGGCGCAACTAGAAAAAGAACGCGCTCTTCAAAGTAAAGAAAAGTTTATTAAAGTAGTAGCTCCAATTGCTCAAAGGGCAGATAAGCCCTATGGTTTATTTCCTAGCGTAACAATTGCTCAGGCATGTTTGGAGAGTAACTTTGGTCAAAGTGAACTTTCTAGAAAGTATAATAATTTATTTGGCGTCAAGGGAACTGATCCCAATACTAGTCGAGAATTAACAACTTCTGAATATGTTAATGATCATTGGGAGACTGTGACGGGCCGGTTTCAAGTTTATAATTCTTATGAAGAATCAATTCAAGCCCATACCCGTTTATTCGTAAATGGTACTACTTGGAACAGAAATCAATATCAGCATGTTTTAGCTGCTAAGGATTATGCTAGTCAAGCGCAAGCTCTAGAGACAGATGGCTATGCGACTGATCCAGGTTATGCTAAAAAGCTAATTGATTTAATTAAAGAGTTTAATTTAACGCAATATGATTAA
- a CDS encoding ECF transporter S component: protein MINKKTFRIAISAIFVAIILVQTFVPYIGYIRILPGLPSITTIPLTVALAGCLMGPGFGASIGLFWGLLSLFVAYTQPGDIVSMLLFRNIFIALVPRTAAGFIAGMIGQAAKDESRLQKTVVYTIAGLCTSLANTLLVISITSLWFMNNPATLLQSLGQTQNSAPLIAILLSVLGVNGVVEAIFTAVLTPAIAMPLKQVMKRKMS from the coding sequence ATGATTAATAAAAAGACTTTTAGAATTGCCATTAGTGCTATTTTTGTTGCAATTATTTTGGTTCAGACTTTTGTTCCTTATATTGGCTATATTCGGATTTTACCGGGCTTGCCTTCAATTACAACGATACCTTTAACAGTTGCTTTAGCAGGTTGTTTAATGGGGCCAGGCTTTGGTGCATCAATTGGTTTATTTTGGGGTTTATTAAGTTTATTTGTTGCTTATACGCAACCTGGCGATATTGTCAGCATGCTTTTGTTCCGAAATATTTTTATTGCATTAGTTCCACGTACAGCTGCCGGTTTTATTGCTGGTATGATTGGTCAAGCCGCAAAAGATGAATCAAGGCTTCAAAAGACAGTTGTTTATACAATTGCCGGCTTATGTACTTCGCTTGCTAATACCTTACTGGTAATTAGCATCACTAGCTTGTGGTTCATGAATAATCCAGCTACTTTACTGCAAAGTTTAGGTCAAACTCAAAATTCTGCTCCTTTAATTGCAATTTTATTAAGTGTTTTAGGCGTTAATGGTGTTGTAGAAGCAATCTTTACTGCTGTTCTTACTCCAGCAATTGCAATGCCTTTAAAGCAAGTAATGAAAAGGAAGATGAGTTAA
- a CDS encoding SprT family protein: MNQTDLQKLVEEISLKYFHAPFRHEVKINNRMTTTGGRYFLNDHHIDINGHFLDEKYRADLIGIIKHELTHYHLHLAGRGYQHRKRDFKNLLAYVGGSRYTPDIGLRRRQTRNYLYECENCHFRYPRVRRVNTRKYRCGRCGGRLKLIRKNK, encoded by the coding sequence ATGAATCAAACAGACTTACAAAAATTAGTAGAAGAAATTTCTTTAAAATATTTCCATGCTCCATTTAGACATGAAGTTAAGATTAATAATCGAATGACAACAACTGGAGGAAGATATTTTCTAAATGACCATCATATTGATATTAATGGTCATTTTTTAGATGAAAAATATCGCGCAGATTTAATAGGAATAATTAAACATGAGTTGACGCATTATCATTTACACTTAGCAGGGCGAGGTTATCAGCATCGCAAGCGTGATTTTAAAAATTTACTTGCCTATGTTGGAGGCAGTAGGTATACGCCTGATATTGGTTTAAGGCGTCGGCAGACTCGCAATTATCTTTATGAATGCGAAAATTGCCATTTTCGGTATCCGCGTGTTCGCAGAGTAAATACCAGAAAATATCGTTGCGGACGGTGCGGAGGAAGATTAAAATTAATTCGAAAAAATAAATAA
- a CDS encoding glycosyltransferase family 32 protein, producing MIPKKIHYVWVGHNPKSPLIEECLATWKKKLPDYEIIEWNEDNFDMHENCYLEEAYQAKKWAFVSDYIRARAIYEQGGIYLDTDVRVLKKLDPLLSNQAFIGFENNDYLSAAIFGAEVHHPFIKDILDYYQDREFTFDKNNQMAGVNSLSVTDILKEKYDLKTGNREQLLKDGVHVYPDGFLCNPSKDSYSIHLFTGTWIDGQQTVKQKIVTGLKRRISSPRQASLYQKLIRK from the coding sequence ATGATCCCTAAAAAAATTCATTACGTCTGGGTAGGGCATAATCCTAAGTCGCCATTAATTGAGGAATGTCTTGCAACTTGGAAAAAGAAATTGCCTGACTATGAAATTATTGAGTGGAATGAAGATAACTTTGATATGCATGAGAATTGTTATCTTGAAGAAGCGTACCAGGCTAAAAAATGGGCTTTTGTGTCTGATTATATCCGGGCTCGTGCGATTTATGAGCAAGGCGGAATTTACTTAGATACAGACGTTAGAGTTCTTAAAAAATTAGATCCACTTTTAAGTAATCAAGCTTTTATCGGCTTTGAAAACAACGACTACTTATCAGCTGCTATTTTTGGTGCAGAAGTACATCATCCCTTTATCAAAGACATTCTCGATTACTACCAGGATAGAGAGTTTACTTTTGACAAAAATAATCAAATGGCTGGCGTAAACAGTTTGTCTGTAACTGATATCTTAAAAGAAAAATACGACTTAAAAACAGGCAATAGAGAGCAACTTTTAAAAGACGGAGTTCATGTTTATCCAGATGGCTTTTTATGTAATCCAAGTAAAGACTCGTATTCAATTCATTTATTTACTGGTACTTGGATAGATGGACAGCAGACAGTAAAGCAAAAAATTGTAACAGGTCTAAAGAGAAGAATATCTTCTCCAAGGCAGGCTAGTTTATATCAAAAATTAATTCGAAAATGA
- a CDS encoding oligosaccharide flippase family protein: protein MKRTFLNILYNAVYQIFLVLVPLITVPYLSRVLGPKTYGIYGSVNNTVQFLMVFCTLSVSYIGIRTVSRTRTYGTPQELTEAFWGLWYFQAIAGLVTILITLLITNIFHIQYWNYLILMVPYLISAQVDISWFFQGLADFGRVVLKNTAVKLASVVLILLLIKSPADLWKYFLIMSVSTMLGSFVFWLDIHRYVGKPVGHFYKYKTTIVSIVTLMIPQIATQIYTSLDKPILGFFSNSTQVAFYDNSQRISNMILGVITSISLVIMPKMASEEKETQKVVLKKSLEATTMLGTLFAVIVMANTKQFVPFFFGKKFIPMTPLMFFFALTIIMIPMGGVFANQFALANRRDKEYAIPVVIGAIIEVVLAALLDRPYGASGATVAILITEFVVLILRLWIVRDDYNFKDAFSDVPKYFLIGMITLIAGMLMPNLISSSFLNMTVKSILMLIIYAGIMFMMKLDFNQDIMDFMTRFFRKVKR from the coding sequence GTGAAACGAACTTTTCTTAATATTCTATATAATGCGGTCTATCAAATCTTTTTAGTTTTAGTGCCGCTAATTACAGTTCCATATCTATCTCGAGTTTTAGGACCTAAGACTTATGGTATTTATGGCAGTGTAAATAATACTGTGCAGTTTCTGATGGTATTTTGTACCTTGTCAGTTTCTTACATTGGAATTCGAACAGTTTCTCGAACTAGAACTTATGGTACCCCGCAAGAGTTAACTGAAGCCTTCTGGGGCTTATGGTACTTTCAGGCAATTGCTGGTTTAGTGACCATTCTAATTACATTACTGATTACTAATATTTTTCATATTCAGTATTGGAATTATTTGATCTTAATGGTTCCGTATTTAATCTCGGCTCAAGTTGATATTTCTTGGTTCTTTCAAGGCTTAGCTGACTTTGGCCGAGTAGTGTTAAAAAATACTGCCGTTAAATTAGCTAGTGTGGTTTTGATTTTACTATTAATTAAATCGCCAGCTGATCTTTGGAAGTACTTTTTAATTATGTCAGTTTCGACAATGCTGGGATCTTTTGTCTTTTGGCTTGATATACATAGGTATGTAGGAAAGCCAGTAGGTCATTTTTATAAATACAAGACAACTATTGTCTCAATCGTTACATTAATGATTCCCCAGATAGCAACGCAGATTTATACATCGCTAGATAAACCAATCCTAGGCTTTTTTAGCAATTCTACCCAAGTTGCTTTTTATGATAATTCGCAACGAATTTCTAATATGATCTTAGGAGTAATTACTAGTATTTCTTTAGTTATCATGCCGAAAATGGCTAGCGAAGAAAAGGAGACGCAGAAAGTTGTCTTAAAGAAGTCACTTGAAGCAACCACAATGCTTGGAACCTTATTTGCAGTCATTGTTATGGCTAATACCAAGCAATTCGTGCCATTCTTCTTTGGTAAGAAGTTTATCCCCATGACGCCTTTGATGTTCTTCTTTGCATTAACAATCATTATGATTCCGATGGGTGGGGTATTTGCTAACCAATTTGCGCTAGCTAATCGGAGAGACAAGGAATATGCGATTCCAGTAGTTATTGGAGCAATTATTGAGGTTGTTTTAGCAGCCTTGCTTGATCGGCCATATGGAGCTAGCGGGGCAACCGTGGCAATTTTGATTACAGAGTTTGTAGTCTTAATTTTACGACTTTGGATTGTAAGAGATGACTATAATTTTAAAGATGCATTTAGCGACGTACCAAAATATTTCTTGATTGGAATGATTACGTTGATTGCAGGGATGCTCATGCCTAACCTAATTAGTTCAAGTTTTTTGAACATGACAGTTAAATCAATTTTGATGTTAATTATTTATGCTGGAATTATGTTTATGATGAAGTTAGACTTTAATCAAGATATTATGGACTTTATGACACGATTTTTTAGAAAGGTAAAAAGATGA
- a CDS encoding CDP-glycerol glycerophosphotransferase family protein, translating to MKSLFFRLYLWGISFLASLRPIKEKNIVVLNGSGRSGSNGYLFYKYIRAKHPDYNITLVEPWPSSHLSWETWKKIGAAKYVITTHQPFKVRRDQVNIQFWHGVPLKRMGFMAHNTRYRDNKRNQKLWHKNADMVTSSSDLYESLMSACMAIEGKKYQKLGFPRIDYINHPAISKEKLLADLFKTRDDQAQIGIYMPTFRYELEDQFVMKKIKQGNYFAFIDFDPYKLNDALKVNHRYLIVKLHPYEMRMFENFNSQFSNIAFLNNDYLFENDLDLYELLGNTDFLITDFSSIYFDYLYLDKPIIFITNYLKQYEKVRGLLLSPYEDVTPGPCVNSQKELLQVLKYLDDDQYKEQRFYWRSLIDETDDIGSCEPIFNYMTKKF from the coding sequence ATGAAAAGTTTATTTTTTCGCTTGTACTTATGGGGAATAAGCTTCCTTGCAAGTCTTCGTCCAATTAAAGAAAAGAATATTGTAGTCTTGAATGGCTCAGGTAGATCTGGTTCAAATGGCTATTTATTTTATAAATACATTAGAGCCAAGCATCCCGACTACAACATTACTTTAGTTGAGCCTTGGCCATCTTCTCATTTATCATGGGAAACTTGGAAAAAAATTGGCGCTGCTAAGTATGTGATTACTACTCACCAGCCTTTTAAAGTACGACGAGATCAAGTTAATATTCAATTTTGGCATGGTGTACCTTTAAAACGTATGGGATTTATGGCTCATAATACGCGCTACCGAGACAATAAGCGTAATCAAAAGCTATGGCATAAAAATGCAGACATGGTAACGTCAAGCTCCGACCTCTATGAAAGTTTAATGAGTGCCTGTATGGCAATTGAAGGTAAAAAATATCAAAAGCTTGGTTTCCCTAGAATTGATTACATTAATCATCCAGCAATCTCTAAAGAAAAATTACTAGCAGATTTGTTTAAAACTAGGGATGATCAAGCTCAAATAGGAATCTATATGCCAACTTTCCGCTATGAATTAGAAGATCAGTTTGTTATGAAAAAAATAAAGCAGGGTAACTACTTTGCATTTATAGATTTTGATCCATATAAGTTAAATGATGCTTTAAAGGTAAATCATCGATATTTAATTGTGAAGCTTCATCCTTATGAAATGCGAATGTTTGAGAATTTTAACAGTCAGTTTTCAAATATTGCCTTCTTAAATAATGATTATTTATTTGAAAATGATCTCGATTTATACGAACTATTAGGAAATACTGACTTCCTAATTACTGATTTTTCGTCAATTTATTTTGACTACTTGTACTTAGACAAGCCAATCATTTTCATTACCAATTATCTAAAGCAATACGAAAAGGTCCGTGGCTTATTATTAAGCCCGTATGAAGATGTTACACCTGGGCCTTGTGTTAACTCACAAAAAGAACTTCTGCAAGTTTTGAAGTATCTTGACGATGATCAATACAAAGAACAACGTTTTTATTGGCGGAGTTTAATTGATGAAACTGATGATATTGGTTCTTGTGAGCCTATCTTTAATTACATGACAAAGAAATTTTAG